The following are encoded in a window of Rubellicoccus peritrichatus genomic DNA:
- a CDS encoding fibronectin type III domain-containing protein, whose protein sequence is MKPSMLRKIPQIKSPNRLKAILAFTTAILPISVQSAGWEVMHPGGGGQVQGISFDPNQNGKLFFNSDMEGTSISTDNGLTWENTGADKQKHLHQFVSVVEPGNSNRVYNGGLYGLEISNDGGQTWSYVEFFRPTTDRGTVTSIAVNPNDVNKVYAGHGWNNRDDRLNKTTPQNSANGPRKVAYSHDRGVTWQTATYKSGNGDKETYSIEVASNGDVYLAAEAGLFKSTNHGVNWTELADPSGTIGVCRGASISPNGQYIYAAYQKSSGSNTTFGLFASKVSPISWTEITGNLNTGKSWWRPSIDPRDTGSSHHILMGGSFVGGASRLWEANVTWNGSTPNAATWTQIFEKTAGSNWNYDGGWRETEAKAMHRGYTPASWSQRRVWVSSDEGIYVGDPNANILTTWEPRYTEKTSDGGYITRGYESTFNWSMDGHGTFIAQGQADNAFVHSFNNGVSWHRDYVAQTNDVGAIEVVPSSPYPVVVMGGVAGFGGGDHTGNDVGRLWVRRLQSDTSGWQNSWRKAGGDTTGINGMNHNGGQGSRVFSIVNDPFSIGRIYVGTQHGVYRHDNIVAVAGGTNSNFVRISGAVSHKSVKRLVADPNEAGTLYVMQQDGTYRVENATSGSPTWTKINNTGRVGMAGSADLDAWDNNGTTHIAIGVGENVYVSTNRGGSNATDGFTEIIDRDDILSLHPPSLEPWFETGDLLTVGSIAGYGDSVFVAFDSANIHGYAVLRGTFSGGFVTWEDWTNDNGPGKKMVFSRSRRAKVFESDGKVYHYISTSGMGLWRRDINDTGSGGGGAFGAPTNVVANSLTSTSANVSWNAVPGAVSYDIHKLLDGDVWRAAQNTYTGGTSLDVTGLTAGGTYTFRVKARESGGQASGWTESNTVTLSGGGGGSGGGSGTFGDPENVNASSVDSTTAQLTWDAVTDAVSYDIHKLLDGDTWRAAQNGYTGGTSLDISGLTDGGTYTFRIKARKSSGQASGWTESNTITLSNGGGSSGGGSGVFGNPENVSASSTNGTTALISWDTVTEAVEYDIQKQLTGDSWRAVQNNYTGGISISATGLTSGGTYKFRVKARKSSGQASGWTESSTITLP, encoded by the coding sequence ATGAAACCAAGTATGTTGCGAAAAATCCCTCAAATAAAATCCCCAAACCGACTTAAAGCCATCCTGGCTTTCACAACGGCAATACTCCCAATCAGCGTCCAGAGCGCAGGCTGGGAAGTCATGCATCCTGGCGGAGGCGGCCAGGTTCAAGGCATATCCTTCGATCCTAATCAAAACGGAAAGCTCTTCTTTAATTCCGATATGGAGGGCACAAGTATCTCAACTGACAACGGCCTCACCTGGGAAAACACAGGCGCCGATAAGCAAAAGCACCTGCACCAGTTTGTTTCTGTGGTTGAGCCCGGAAACTCTAACCGCGTTTACAACGGCGGTCTTTATGGCTTGGAAATCTCAAACGACGGTGGACAGACCTGGAGTTACGTAGAATTCTTTCGACCAACCACAGACCGAGGCACAGTAACATCCATTGCGGTAAACCCAAATGATGTTAACAAAGTATATGCAGGTCATGGCTGGAACAATCGCGATGACCGTCTCAATAAAACGACACCGCAAAACTCCGCCAATGGTCCACGCAAAGTCGCCTACTCGCATGACCGTGGTGTCACCTGGCAAACAGCAACCTATAAGTCCGGCAATGGAGACAAGGAAACTTACTCGATTGAAGTTGCATCGAATGGTGACGTTTATCTGGCCGCCGAAGCCGGTCTTTTCAAATCAACCAATCACGGTGTCAACTGGACAGAACTTGCCGACCCAAGCGGCACGATTGGCGTTTGCCGTGGAGCAAGCATTTCACCAAATGGTCAGTATATCTACGCAGCTTATCAAAAAAGCAGCGGCTCCAATACCACTTTCGGGCTTTTTGCCAGTAAGGTTTCGCCGATCAGCTGGACTGAAATCACTGGAAATCTGAATACTGGCAAAAGCTGGTGGCGGCCATCAATCGATCCTCGCGACACTGGTTCCTCGCATCATATTCTAATGGGTGGGTCTTTTGTTGGCGGCGCCTCTCGACTCTGGGAAGCGAATGTTACCTGGAACGGATCAACGCCCAACGCCGCTACCTGGACACAGATCTTTGAAAAGACTGCCGGGTCAAACTGGAATTATGATGGAGGTTGGCGCGAAACAGAAGCAAAGGCCATGCATAGAGGCTACACTCCAGCAAGCTGGAGCCAACGCCGCGTTTGGGTTAGCAGTGATGAAGGTATTTATGTCGGAGATCCTAACGCAAATATTCTGACAACATGGGAACCACGCTACACTGAAAAAACAAGCGACGGAGGTTATATCACACGTGGTTACGAATCGACATTCAATTGGTCCATGGATGGACACGGAACTTTCATTGCGCAAGGACAGGCGGACAATGCTTTCGTCCATAGCTTCAATAATGGCGTGAGCTGGCACAGAGATTATGTTGCGCAAACCAACGATGTCGGCGCCATCGAAGTGGTCCCCTCATCACCCTACCCTGTAGTCGTCATGGGAGGCGTTGCCGGATTCGGTGGAGGCGATCATACTGGCAATGATGTGGGCCGCCTTTGGGTGCGCCGATTGCAGTCAGACACCAGCGGCTGGCAAAACAGCTGGCGCAAGGCTGGCGGAGACACCACTGGGATCAATGGAATGAATCATAACGGAGGCCAAGGTTCACGGGTTTTCTCAATCGTCAATGACCCATTCTCGATTGGACGAATATATGTCGGAACTCAACACGGAGTTTATCGTCACGATAACATCGTCGCCGTTGCTGGAGGAACCAACTCAAATTTTGTCCGCATATCCGGAGCCGTTTCCCATAAATCAGTTAAGCGATTGGTCGCAGATCCCAATGAAGCAGGCACTTTATATGTTATGCAGCAGGATGGAACTTACCGTGTGGAAAACGCAACTTCAGGTAGCCCGACCTGGACCAAAATCAACAACACCGGAAGAGTAGGAATGGCAGGCAGCGCCGACCTGGATGCATGGGATAATAACGGCACAACTCACATCGCAATCGGTGTTGGAGAAAATGTTTATGTATCAACGAATCGCGGAGGCAGTAATGCAACTGATGGTTTCACTGAAATCATTGACCGTGACGATATCCTCTCGCTCCATCCACCTTCATTGGAACCCTGGTTTGAGACTGGTGACTTGCTCACGGTTGGCTCCATTGCCGGATATGGCGATTCCGTTTTTGTAGCATTTGATTCTGCCAACATCCACGGCTATGCAGTGCTTCGCGGAACTTTCTCCGGTGGATTCGTAACCTGGGAAGACTGGACAAATGACAACGGCCCAGGCAAGAAAATGGTATTCTCACGATCAAGACGGGCCAAGGTTTTTGAATCCGACGGCAAAGTTTACCACTACATTTCAACAAGTGGTATGGGCCTCTGGCGCCGTGATATCAACGACACAGGCTCAGGTGGAGGTGGCGCATTTGGCGCACCCACGAATGTCGTCGCCAACAGCCTCACGAGTACGTCAGCCAATGTTTCCTGGAATGCGGTACCTGGTGCAGTATCCTACGACATCCATAAACTCCTGGATGGAGATGTATGGAGAGCCGCTCAAAACACCTATACTGGCGGAACCAGCCTCGACGTCACAGGCCTGACCGCAGGCGGCACCTATACCTTCAGGGTCAAAGCACGCGAAAGCGGAGGCCAGGCATCTGGATGGACAGAAAGCAACACGGTTACACTTTCCGGTGGCGGTGGTGGTTCTGGCGGTGGCAGTGGCACCTTTGGTGATCCGGAAAATGTGAATGCCTCTTCGGTAGATTCAACCACGGCCCAGCTGACCTGGGATGCGGTGACAGATGCAGTTTCATACGACATCCATAAACTGCTCGATGGGGACACCTGGCGCGCTGCCCAGAATGGCTACACCGGCGGGACAAGCCTGGACATTAGCGGACTAACCGATGGCGGAACTTATACCTTTCGTATTAAAGCACGCAAAAGCTCAGGACAGGCATCCGGATGGACGGAGAGCAATACGATTACCCTGTCCAACGGCGGTGGCAGCAGCGGAGGCGGTAGTGGCGTCTTTGGCAACCCGGAGAATGTTTCTGCGAGCTCAACCAATGGCACAACGGCCCTCATTTCGTGGGATACGGTCACTGAAGCCGTCGAATATGATATCCAAAAGCAGCTTACTGGAGATTCATGGCGTGCTGTCCAGAACAACTATACTGGCGGAATTAGCATAAGCGCAACAGGGCTTACCAGCGGAGGAACTTATAAGTTTAGGGTCAAAGCCCGCAAGAGTTCCGGGCAAGCATCTGGATGGACGGAAAGTAGTACCATTACACTTCCCTAA
- a CDS encoding sulfatase family protein: MVEERPNILFVFTDQQRFDAIGALGSSLLKTPHLDEWVQSGVTFTRAYTPCPVCVPARCSLVTGRPAHETGVVDNASMPFSEQTFMARLSDAGYQTHGVGKMHFDPDYRSMWGFESRDISEEGKPDTDYMEFLRDAGYSHVDSPMGLRGEYYYIPQPSQLPQELHETHWVADRSIDFLNRRDRERPFFLWTSFIKPHPPFENPNPWYNLYRAREMEEPFIPENSHELTCLWNDIQNRYKYRDGDYDRQLMRTIRAAYFACISFVDYQIGRILETLGDDRDNTIIVFSSDHGELLGDYGCVGKRCMLDPAVRIPMIVVDPRKKESAGTLCDKPVSLLDVFPTFLKAAGLEDYRVHEDGDDLLDIADGIVPRSYTFSQFSDAAYGLYMVTDGEWKYIYSAPDEKEWLFSLNSEEREATNMADSDAAESVKERLRDALISRFQAVGYSTAVDGDKWRIYGKTVLADDPDYGLLQQDMPFLQNRIDELGPDYARNVTLSDEDSYRILCDHSNPQVPPMPVRSLDKIEQK, translated from the coding sequence ATGGTAGAAGAACGCCCCAATATTCTCTTTGTTTTTACTGATCAGCAGCGATTTGACGCGATTGGTGCGCTAGGGAGCTCTCTTTTGAAGACGCCTCATTTGGATGAATGGGTGCAGTCCGGAGTGACGTTCACGCGCGCTTATACGCCTTGTCCAGTTTGCGTGCCTGCGCGTTGCTCGCTCGTTACGGGTCGCCCTGCGCATGAGACCGGAGTTGTTGATAATGCAAGTATGCCGTTCTCCGAGCAGACCTTTATGGCGAGACTCTCTGATGCGGGATATCAAACGCATGGAGTTGGCAAAATGCACTTTGACCCGGATTACAGAAGTATGTGGGGTTTCGAAAGCCGTGACATTTCTGAGGAGGGTAAGCCTGACACAGATTACATGGAGTTCCTTAGGGATGCAGGCTATTCGCATGTCGATTCACCGATGGGATTGCGTGGTGAGTATTACTATATCCCCCAGCCTTCCCAGCTCCCGCAGGAGCTGCATGAGACACATTGGGTTGCGGATAGAAGCATCGATTTTTTAAATCGTCGTGATCGTGAAAGGCCGTTCTTTCTCTGGACGAGTTTCATCAAACCTCATCCGCCTTTTGAGAATCCGAATCCGTGGTATAATCTTTACAGGGCACGGGAGATGGAAGAACCATTCATCCCTGAGAACAGCCATGAGTTGACGTGTCTCTGGAACGATATTCAGAATCGCTATAAGTATCGTGATGGAGATTACGACCGCCAATTGATGCGGACGATTCGTGCCGCATATTTTGCCTGTATCTCTTTTGTCGATTATCAGATTGGGCGTATTCTGGAGACTTTGGGTGATGATCGTGATAATACGATTATTGTGTTTTCATCAGACCATGGAGAGTTACTGGGAGACTATGGTTGCGTTGGTAAAAGGTGCATGCTGGACCCGGCGGTTCGTATCCCAATGATTGTCGTTGATCCGCGGAAAAAGGAAAGCGCAGGCACCTTGTGCGATAAGCCGGTCAGCTTATTGGATGTGTTCCCGACTTTTTTGAAAGCTGCAGGTCTGGAAGATTATCGTGTGCATGAGGATGGTGATGACTTGCTGGATATCGCAGATGGCATTGTTCCACGCAGTTATACATTTTCACAGTTCTCTGATGCGGCCTATGGCCTTTACATGGTCACAGATGGTGAATGGAAGTACATATACTCTGCACCCGATGAGAAGGAGTGGCTTTTCAGTTTAAACTCCGAAGAACGCGAAGCAACGAATATGGCTGACTCTGATGCAGCTGAATCGGTTAAAGAGCGGCTGCGTGATGCTTTGATTTCGAGATTTCAAGCTGTCGGCTACTCGACAGCTGTCGACGGTGATAAATGGAGAATTTATGGTAAGACGGTATTAGCCGATGATCCGGACTATGGTTTGTTGCAGCAGGACATGCCTTTTCTACAGAATCGAATCGACGAACTCGGCCCCGATTATGCCAGAAATGTGACGCTTTCCGATGAGGATAGCTACCGAATTCTTTGTGACCATTCCAACCCCCAGGTTCCGCCCATGCCTGTGCGTTCTTTGGACAAAATCGAGCAGAAATAA